One Prevotella intermedia ATCC 25611 = DSM 20706 DNA window includes the following coding sequences:
- a CDS encoding heavy metal translocating P-type ATPase, with product MKKKVIRIILTSVLLLLAWIVERNCNLPTWQMLVVYLIPYLLISYDVLGEAVEGIMEGNPFDENFLMSVATIGAFVVGFLPNGEPQFLEGVFVMLFFQVGELFEHYAEDKTRDSISDLMDIRPDTANVERNGETIVVNPATVAVGEVVLVKPGEKIPLDGEVVEGSSSLNTVALTGESIPKDVTLGDAVVSGCVNISGLLKVKVSKTFSNSTASRILNLVEEASESKSKSESFIRRFARVYTPIVVISALFLAFIPPFFAASYSDALSTWLYRALTFLIVSCPCALVISIPLSFFCGIGGAGHVGILIKGGNYMEALARAKTIVFDKTGTLTHGVFEVEAVHPNELSEQELLHLAAHVEQYSNHPIAAALRNAHKGTSCECKIENTKEVAGQGIFAEINGKKVCVGNAKMMESIGATIATCEKCQHLKGTTIYVALDGEHAGHIVISDQIKSDAAPAIAALKKAGIEKTVMLTGDRKEVAAFVAEQLSIDEHYSELMPADKVAYVERLLGEKPADGTLAFVGDGINDAPVLARADIGIAMGALGSDAAIEAADVVLMDDKPSKIAKAIGISRRTIGIARQNAVFAIGIKVAVLALSTVGVATMGMAVFADVGVMVLAVLNATRALRVK from the coding sequence ATGAAGAAAAAAGTTATAAGAATCATTCTTACGTCCGTGCTGCTATTGTTGGCATGGATTGTAGAGCGCAATTGCAATTTGCCAACGTGGCAAATGCTTGTTGTTTACCTTATTCCTTACTTGCTTATCAGCTACGATGTGTTGGGCGAAGCGGTGGAAGGAATTATGGAGGGCAACCCTTTCGACGAGAATTTCCTTATGTCTGTTGCCACAATAGGTGCCTTCGTGGTCGGCTTTTTGCCCAACGGAGAACCGCAATTCTTGGAAGGTGTCTTCGTTATGCTGTTCTTCCAAGTGGGCGAACTGTTTGAACACTACGCCGAAGACAAGACGCGAGACTCCATTTCCGACCTTATGGATATACGCCCTGATACGGCAAATGTGGAAAGAAACGGCGAAACCATTGTGGTAAACCCCGCTACCGTTGCCGTTGGCGAGGTGGTTTTGGTGAAGCCAGGCGAAAAGATTCCACTCGATGGCGAGGTCGTTGAGGGCAGCTCAAGTTTGAATACGGTAGCCCTGACAGGCGAAAGCATACCCAAAGATGTAACGCTTGGCGATGCTGTTGTGTCGGGTTGTGTGAATATTTCGGGCTTGTTGAAGGTGAAAGTGAGCAAGACTTTCAGCAATTCTACCGCATCAAGGATATTGAATTTGGTAGAAGAAGCGAGCGAAAGCAAGTCGAAAAGCGAATCGTTTATTCGTCGTTTTGCACGTGTTTACACACCAATCGTGGTTATTTCAGCCCTCTTTTTAGCGTTCATTCCGCCATTTTTTGCAGCAAGCTACAGCGATGCGCTGTCTACTTGGCTCTACCGTGCGCTTACTTTCCTTATTGTAAGTTGTCCTTGTGCCTTGGTTATCTCTATTCCGTTGTCGTTCTTCTGCGGTATTGGTGGTGCAGGACACGTCGGCATTCTTATAAAAGGTGGCAACTATATGGAAGCATTAGCCCGTGCCAAAACAATTGTATTCGACAAGACGGGTACGCTTACACACGGCGTTTTCGAGGTCGAAGCCGTTCACCCGAACGAACTTTCGGAACAAGAACTCCTGCATCTTGCTGCCCACGTGGAGCAGTATTCCAACCACCCCATTGCGGCAGCACTGCGCAATGCCCACAAGGGAACGTCGTGCGAATGTAAGATAGAAAACACGAAAGAAGTTGCCGGGCAAGGTATTTTTGCCGAAATCAACGGTAAAAAAGTGTGTGTCGGCAATGCGAAAATGATGGAGTCAATCGGTGCAACGATAGCAACTTGCGAAAAATGCCAACACCTTAAAGGCACTACGATATATGTTGCGTTGGACGGAGAACATGCCGGACACATCGTAATATCCGACCAAATAAAATCAGATGCTGCACCTGCGATTGCCGCACTGAAGAAAGCGGGCATAGAAAAAACCGTAATGCTGACGGGCGACCGCAAGGAAGTGGCTGCGTTTGTAGCTGAACAACTGAGCATAGACGAGCATTACAGCGAGCTGATGCCTGCCGACAAGGTGGCGTATGTAGAACGCTTGCTGGGCGAAAAGCCTGCCGACGGCACACTCGCCTTTGTCGGCGACGGCATAAACGACGCCCCCGTATTGGCTCGTGCCGACATCGGCATAGCGATGGGAGCACTCGGAAGCGATGCTGCAATTGAGGCTGCCGACGTCGTTTTAATGGACGACAAACCTTCAAAAATAGCCAAAGCCATCGGTATTTCTCGTCGTACTATCGGCATAGCGCGCCAGAACGCAGTGTTTGCCATCGGTATTAAGGTGGCAGTGCTTGCACTTTCTACCGTCGGCGTCGCAACAATGGGAATGGCAGTGTTTGCCGATGTGGGCGTAATGGTGCTTGCCGTGCTCAATGCTACCCGCGCTTTAAGGGTAAAATAA
- the pnp gene encoding polyribonucleotide nucleotidyltransferase — MNVITKTLQLADGRNITIETGKVAKQADGAAVIRMGNTVLLATVCAAKEAVPGTDFMPLQVDYREQYAAAGRFPGGFTKREGKANDDEILTSRLVDRVLRPLFPSDYHTEVFVTVMLLSADGVDMPDALAGFAASVAMQCSDIPIEHPISEVRVARVNGEYIIDPTFEQMEEADMDIMVGATKDNIMMVEGEMDEVSEQDLINALKAAHDAIKPMCEIQEELAKELGTDVKREYCDEVNDEELREQVKKETYDACYAQAQSGDNDKKHREEVYDKIKSDFIERYDAAHTDLSEDDLEEKHAQIERYYADVQRDSMRRSVLDTGKRMDGRACDEIRPIWCEVDPLPMPHGSAYFQRGETLALATCTLGTKLDEKMVDNVLDKSYQRFLLHYNFPPFCTGEAKAQRGVGRREIGHGHLAWRGLKGMIPEDFPYTVRLVSQVLESNGSSSMATVCSGTLALMDAGVPIKKPVSGIAMGLIKNPGEEKYAVLSDILGDEDHLGDMDFKTTGTRDGITATQMDIKCDGLSFEILEKALMQAKQAREYILGKIVETISEPREEMKPQVPRIEALEIPKEFIGAIIGPGGKIIQQMQEESGATITIDEVDGVGKIQVSAPNKSAINAAMGKIKSIVAVPEIGEVYEGTVRSIMPYGCFVEIMPGKDGLLHISEIDWKRLETVEEAGIKEGDKLQVKLLDIDPKTGKYKLSRRCLLEKPEGYVEPQRRPRADRGERRPRRDDNHRS, encoded by the coding sequence ATGAACGTAATTACGAAAACTCTTCAATTGGCTGATGGAAGAAACATCACAATTGAAACTGGAAAGGTTGCAAAGCAAGCCGATGGCGCGGCAGTAATCAGAATGGGAAACACCGTGCTCCTCGCAACAGTTTGTGCAGCCAAAGAGGCAGTTCCAGGTACAGACTTTATGCCTTTGCAAGTAGATTATCGCGAGCAGTATGCTGCCGCAGGCCGCTTCCCTGGTGGTTTCACAAAGCGCGAAGGCAAAGCCAACGACGACGAAATTCTCACATCGCGTCTTGTAGACCGTGTGCTTCGTCCTCTTTTCCCTTCAGATTATCACACAGAAGTGTTCGTTACAGTAATGCTTCTTTCAGCTGACGGCGTTGATATGCCCGATGCTTTGGCAGGATTTGCAGCATCGGTAGCTATGCAATGCTCGGATATTCCTATCGAACACCCAATCTCTGAAGTGCGTGTAGCACGTGTAAACGGAGAATATATCATCGACCCAACCTTCGAACAAATGGAGGAAGCCGATATGGATATTATGGTTGGTGCCACCAAGGACAACATTATGATGGTGGAGGGCGAAATGGACGAGGTGTCAGAACAAGACCTTATCAATGCCCTCAAGGCAGCGCACGACGCTATCAAGCCTATGTGCGAAATACAGGAAGAACTTGCAAAGGAACTCGGTACAGACGTTAAGCGCGAATATTGCGACGAAGTGAATGACGAAGAGCTCCGCGAGCAGGTGAAGAAAGAAACGTATGATGCTTGCTATGCACAGGCACAGAGTGGCGACAACGACAAGAAGCACCGCGAAGAAGTTTACGACAAGATTAAGTCGGACTTCATTGAACGCTACGATGCAGCACATACCGACCTTTCGGAAGACGACCTCGAGGAAAAACACGCACAGATTGAACGTTACTACGCTGATGTACAGCGCGACTCAATGCGCCGCAGCGTTCTTGATACAGGTAAGCGCATGGACGGCCGTGCATGCGATGAAATTCGCCCAATATGGTGCGAAGTAGACCCACTTCCTATGCCTCACGGAAGCGCATACTTCCAACGTGGCGAAACATTGGCACTCGCTACTTGTACATTGGGTACGAAGTTGGACGAGAAGATGGTAGACAACGTGCTCGACAAGAGCTACCAACGTTTCCTTCTTCATTATAATTTCCCTCCTTTCTGTACGGGCGAGGCAAAGGCGCAACGTGGTGTTGGCCGTCGCGAAATTGGTCATGGACACTTGGCTTGGCGCGGTTTGAAGGGCATGATACCAGAAGATTTCCCTTACACAGTGCGCCTTGTAAGTCAGGTGTTGGAGTCTAACGGCTCTTCTTCTATGGCTACCGTATGCTCTGGAACACTTGCTTTGATGGACGCTGGTGTGCCTATCAAGAAGCCTGTATCGGGTATTGCAATGGGCTTGATTAAGAATCCAGGTGAAGAAAAGTATGCCGTACTGAGCGATATTCTTGGCGACGAGGACCACTTGGGCGATATGGACTTCAAGACAACAGGTACTCGCGACGGTATTACAGCGACACAGATGGATATTAAGTGCGACGGACTTTCGTTTGAAATCCTCGAGAAGGCACTTATGCAGGCAAAACAAGCTCGCGAATACATTCTCGGCAAGATAGTAGAAACCATTTCTGAACCACGCGAGGAGATGAAACCACAGGTTCCACGTATTGAAGCACTCGAAATTCCAAAAGAATTTATCGGTGCTATCATCGGTCCTGGCGGTAAGATTATCCAGCAGATGCAGGAAGAAAGCGGTGCTACCATCACCATAGACGAGGTTGATGGCGTTGGTAAAATCCAAGTTTCTGCACCTAACAAGAGTGCTATCAACGCAGCAATGGGCAAGATTAAGTCGATTGTTGCTGTACCAGAAATCGGTGAGGTTTACGAAGGAACAGTTCGTTCTATTATGCCTTACGGTTGCTTTGTTGAGATTATGCCAGGCAAGGACGGCTTGCTCCATATTTCAGAAATCGACTGGAAGCGTCTCGAAACTGTTGAAGAAGCAGGCATTAAGGAAGGCGACAAACTTCAGGTTAAGCTCCTCGACATCGACCCTAAGACTGGTAAGTACAAGCTTTCACGCCGTTGCTTACTCGA